In the genome of Pseudonocardia cypriaca, the window CAACGCGCAGGCCTGCCCTCGGCGCGGGTACCTGCACGGCTCTTCCTGAGCGCGGCGGTGGCGCTCGTGCTCGTGGCGCTCTTCCCGACCCACACCCCCGGCACCACCCCGGGGTTGGTCTCCACCGTGCACCGCATCGCGGGTGGCTGGGTGTTCGCGGTTCTGCCGCTCGCCGCGTTGCTGGTTGCGGTGCACGCCCGCACGGTGCCGGCGTGGCAGCCCGCAGCCGTGCCGCTGACCTGGGCGGCCGTGATCGCGGCCGTGATCAGCACCTTCTTTCTGCTGAATCATGTTCCGATCGTTATCGCCGGTTCACCGTTTTTTCCCTTCCTCGGTGGGGTGCAGCGTGTTCTCTGTGCAGCGGTGATAGTGGTTCTGGTGATGACGGCCCGGGCGACCCGGCTCGCGGCTGAGCGCGTCCTCGAACCGGTGCCCGTGTCCCCGAGCCTGCGGGGTGCCGCATGATCAGGATGATCGGCGAGCTCGCCGGACCCGGCGTCGCCATCGTGCTCGCCCTCCTCGGGGCCGCCTGCTTCGCAGGCGCCGCGGTGCTCCAGCACGGCGCCGTCACCGCCGGATCGCGCCGGGACGACGACGACCGGCCCGGCAAGGTGCTGTCGCTGCGCGGCCTGCGCGACATCACCCGCCGTCCGGGCTGGCTGGCCGGTCTCGCCCTCGCCGGAGGGGGATCGGTGCTGCACGCCACGGCGCTGGTGCTGGCGCCCCTCTCGGTCGTGCAGCCGCTCGGCGTGCTGGCCGTCCCGATCGCGGTGCTGCTCACCGCGATGCGCACCGACCGGAGGCCCGCACCCGGGGTGGTCGTCGGGGTGCTGCTCACGATCGCCGGGGTCGCCGTGTTCGTCGGCGGGGCGGCCGGCACCGCCGTCAGCTCACCCCCGCCCGACCAGGCCACCCTGATCGCCAGCCTCGTCGTCGCAGGCGCCGTCCTCGCCCTCGCCGGGCTGGGCCTCGCCCGCTCCGGCTGGATCCGCTGCGTCGCCTGCGCCACTGCGGGGGCGGCCGCGTTCGGCCTGGTGTCGGCGCTCGTGCGGGCGGTGTCGCAGTCGGTCATCGCGGGGGACGTCGGGCCGCTCGAGCTCCCGGTGCTCGCCGCCGTGGCCGGGATCGCCACCGCGGTGCTCGTCGGCGGGTGGCTCGTGCAGCAGGCGTTCGCGTCCGGCCCACCCGAGGTCGTCATCGCCTGCCTGACCGTCGTCGACCCGATCGTCGCCGTGCTGCTCGGCGCCGTGCTCCTCGGCGAGGGCGTCGCCACGCCTGCCGAGACCTGGGTGCTGCTGGCGGGCGCGGCGATCACGGCGACCGCGGGCGTGATCGCGCTCGCCCGCCACCACCCCGACGCGGCGGCCGCGCGCGCCGCCCGCATCGGACCCGGGGCCGCGGCAGCGCCGCAGCCGGTCCCACCTCCCCAACCATCCCCGCCGGACGCGCAGCCGCGCCCGGCCGATCCCGTGCACCGCCGGTGATCCCCAGCGCCGGTATCTTCCATCCCGAGAGGACACATCCCGTGAAGCCGCTTCGGATCCTGGTCGGCGCGGAGACCTACCCGCCCGACGTGAACGGCGCCGCGCGCTTCGTCGAGCGCCTCGCCACCGGGCTCGTCGGGCGTGGACACGAGGTCCACGTCGTCGCCCCGTCACCCACCGGACCGCCGTCCCGCGAGACCCGCGACGGCGTCGTCGTCCACGGCGTGCGCTCGCACCGCTACTACCAGCACGACGGCTTCCAGGTCTGCATGCCGTGGGAGGCGTTCCCCGCCACCTACGCGCTGATGGACGAGATCGACCCCGATGTCGTGCACACCAACGCCCACATGGTCGTCGGGCGCGGCGTCGTCAGGGCCGCGCACCGCACCGGGCGCCCGCTCGTCGCCACCAACCACCTCATGCCGGAGAACCTGATCGGCTACAGCCCGATCCCGCGGCCGCTGCGGCACGCCTTCCACGCATGGGCGTGGCGCGACCTCGGCCGGGTCTTCGGCAAGGCGCAGGTCGTCACGGCGCCCACCCCGCGCGCGGTGGAGCTGCTCGTGCGGCACGCAGGCCTCGTCGACGCGCTCCCGGTCTCGTGCGGCATCGACGCCGACCGCTACCGCGCCATCCCGCACTCCCCGGGGCCCGTCCCCACGGTCCTGTTCGTCGGCCGCCTCGACCAGGA includes:
- a CDS encoding glycosyltransferase, translating into MKPLRILVGAETYPPDVNGAARFVERLATGLVGRGHEVHVVAPSPTGPPSRETRDGVVVHGVRSHRYYQHDGFQVCMPWEAFPATYALMDEIDPDVVHTNAHMVVGRGVVRAAHRTGRPLVATNHLMPENLIGYSPIPRPLRHAFHAWAWRDLGRVFGKAQVVTAPTPRAVELLVRHAGLVDALPVSCGIDADRYRAIPHSPGPVPTVLFVGRLDQEKRVDELIRAFAALPDEVPGRLEIVGDGARREEWSALAAGLGVGERVRFRGFVSEQELLEAYAGADVFCMPGVAELQSLVTLEAMAAGLPVVAANAMALPHLVRPGRNGWLYTPGDVQELTTRLGALLGDAAMRRRMGAASREMVAAHGAEATLDRFEGIYAQVLGREAVAAHRAA
- a CDS encoding DUF998 domain-containing protein — protein: MTSTGGSGRDSAGVAWAGESIVTAAVIVALLPLGFLHLSSIGSLDPLTAVISDYVFQPGGYALLGAAAIGLAVACVALATGLQRAGLPSARVPARLFLSAAVALVLVALFPTHTPGTTPGLVSTVHRIAGGWVFAVLPLAALLVAVHARTVPAWQPAAVPLTWAAVIAAVISTFFLLNHVPIVIAGSPFFPFLGGVQRVLCAAVIVVLVMTARATRLAAERVLEPVPVSPSLRGAA